The Gigantopelta aegis isolate Gae_Host chromosome 3, Gae_host_genome, whole genome shotgun sequence genome segment cttttttttacaggtaccccatacatgtttcaagcacaaggctacttgacacattggtactagatgaaataaaattgcaatttttttttacccagatgaaactattattttttacaaccaacacactcacatgtataaccaatcacaggacttgtggtgttcacttctctatcaaaagttcggtgcacctcgcactttgacccagccggaagttatttggtttagtactacctgtagccATCCCGATCCACCACTTTTTATTCAGACAATGCAGTGGTTGAATTTGGTTCTTTGGagtaagacttttaaaaagcaacACAATGCAGTATTCCTTTTATGCTACTGAATAATACAAGTTACAAGATCAAATTTTAACTCTGAAATAACAGGGGTGTTgactgaaaaccccccacaacaaGGCATTGCTGACCCAGTGACACCATCAAAAACAGCAGCAATGgcagtgtatgtgtatgtgatcAACTGGATAATATAGCTGGATTTAGTAGCTGTGTGCTAACTGAATTGGtagaaatatgtcaaataattatGATACTGCAGGTGTGCACATTTAATAGAATACTTGTTACAGTAAGCAAAGCACAACCTGCAAATGAGCACTGAAGTCCTACTTCCTTAGACACCATacaccagtatatcaaaggtaacCCTAACAGCTTCAGCCTGACTTCGTACAATTTAGACGTGATGAGAAATgtggaaaatgtaagatatttgcacaaacacccacccacccacccaatttAGCAGTTGTTTTGACTGTTCCATGATCATtcttcaatattttatataatataggaaCCAATATACAATGAGCAGATAACTGAAATGATaactaattgtttttcattttatttaacctTGTTTAAAGGAGACCTTAATCTATCACAGCCATCCTCTCCAAtggttttatacattttaaaacagttaatgACCACATTATAAACTGAAAGTAGGTAACCAGAGGGAAATTCAGTTTTATGATCAACTGGTTATGAGAAGTAATATACTGCATTGGTGATATATATTAGTGTCACCCGAGATCGAAGCTGAAGGTTTTTAATGGCCTTCTCACTCCCCTAATAGCCACCCTGCCCACCCATAATGAAACAATGAATGATTTAGTATGCCTAAGTTGAAAAAGGATCATGGTCAATCACAGATCAGTCCAATTACTGCAATGTGTTTGCtgaaaactttaaataatagcatacatgtatatacacaatgcAATTACATCAATAGATTTTATACTATCTAGGAAGCAGCATCACATGCAGACCACCACCAGAACCtatacatgtttaaaacaagAAATGATTAGTATGTAGCTCAATGCATAGTTAACCATCACACAAGGTAACACAACTATCCACCAGCTAGCAAGCTAAACTGAGCATTTATCAGGCTTCACTGGAGCAACTGCATGCAAGCTAACTCAAAAGCACCATTACCTGCAGATAATGAACTAAAGAAATAATTAGTATGTAGCTCAAAGTCACTAGGCCTAGACTGAAAGGGTTGCCATATGATATCCTTTCAACCTTCTAGTTTCGAGCATTCAACAAGAtcagatattaccaaaaaacagaaacatatccataaattcagaaattataaataagaggactttatattgcattgtgaaaattaataactgGAAGCCTGTAACCTTGCATCCCATCTGCATATTCAGATTTCAATGATTATGCCACAGATATCACAATATGCCCATAGCAAGTCATCTGGAGCAAATGGTGTGAAGAGAAAAAATATGGTGtcgctaaaaaaaatatttttaaaatgaaactggtCAAAAGTGCAAAAAAAGAGGGGGAAAATAGGAATTTTCATCAAAAAGAGGGCTAAATAGGGACTCATCAAAAAAATTGGAATAAACAGGAAAAAGTAGGATACTTGATGGCCTGCTAATGTTAAAAAAGTCAGAAGTAGAACTCCCCTATACCCACAGTATCTATTGCTAGTGTTGCTAACTCACCTACACAAATGTATACCCATAGAATTTATCACTGGTGTTGTAAAAGTCAGAAGTAGAACTCACCTATACACAAAACATGTATCACTAGTGTTGTTAACTCACCTATACCCGCAGTATATATCGCCAGTGTTGCTAACTCACCTATACCCGCAGTATCTATCGCCAGTGTTGCTAACTCACCTATACCCGCAGTATCTATCGCCAGGGTTGCTAACTCACCTATACCCGCAGTATCTATCGCCAGGGTTGCTAACTCACCTATACCCGCAGTATCTATCGCCAGGGTTGCTAACTCACCTATACCCGCAGTATCTATCGCCAGGGTTGCTAACTCACCTATACCCGCAGTATCTATCGCCAGTGTTGCTAACTCACCTATACCCGCAGTATCTATCGCCAGGGTTGCTAACTCACCTATACCCGCAGTATCTATCGCCAGGGTTGCTAACTCACCTATACCCGCAGTATCTATCGCCAGGGTTGCTAACTCACCTATACCCGCAGTATCTATCGCCAGGGTTGCTAACTCACCTATACCCGCAGTATCTATCGCCAGGGTTGCTAACTCACCTATACCCGCAGTATCTATCGCCAGGGTTGCTAACTCACCTATACCCGCAGTATCTATCGCCAGGGTTGCTAACTCACCTATACCCGCAGTATCTATCGCCAGTGTTGCTAACTCACCTATACCCGCAGTATCTATCGCCAGGGTTGCTAACTCACCTATACCCGCAGTATCTATCGCCAGTGTTGCTAACTCACCTATACCCACAGTATCTATCGCCAGTGTTGCTAACTCACCTATACCCACAGTATCTATCGCCAGGGTTGCTAACTCACCTATACCCACAGTATCTATCGCCAGGGTTGCTAACTCACCTATACCCACAGCATCTATCACCAGTGTTGCTAACTCACCTATACCCACAGTATCTATTGCTAGTGTTGTAAAGTGTAAATAGAACTCACCTATACCCACAGTATCTATCACCAGTGTTGTTAACTCACCTATACCCACAGTATCTATCGCTAGTGTTGTAAAGTGTAAATAGAACTCACCTATACCCACAGTATCTATCGCCAGTGTTGCTAACTCACCTATACCCGCAGTATCTATCGCCAGTGTTGCTAACTCACCTATACCCGCAGTATCTATCGCCAGTGTTGCTAACTCACCTATACCCGCAGTATCTATCGCCAGTGTTGCTAACTCACCTATACCCGCAGTATCTATCGCCAGTGTTGCTAACTCACCTATACCCGCAGTATCTATCGCCAGGGTTGCTAACTCACCTATACCCGCAGTATCTATCGCCAGTGTTGCTAACTCACCTATACCCGCAGTATCTATCGCCAGGGTTGCTAACTCACCTATACCCACAGTATCTATCGCCAGGGTTGCTAACTCACCTATACCCACAGTATCTATCGCCAGGGTTGCTAACTCACCTATACCCACAGTATCTATCGCCAGGGTTGCTAACTCACCTATACCCACAGTATCTATCGCCAGTGTTGCTAACTCACCTATACCCACAGTATCTATCGCCAGTGTTGCTAACTCACCTATACCCACAGTATCTATCGCCAGGGTTGCTAACTCACCTATACCCACAGTATCTATCGCCAGGGTTGCTAACTCACCTATACCCACAGTATCTATCGCCAGTTGCTAACTCACCTATACCCGCAGTATCTATCGCCAGTGTTGCTAACTCACCTATACCTGCAGTATCTATCGACAGGGTTGCTAACTCACCTATACCCGCAGTATCTATCGCCAGTGTTGCTAACTCACCTATACCCACAGTATCTATCGCCAGTGTTGCTAACTCACCTATACCCACAGTATCTATCGCCAGGGTTGCTAACTCACCTATACCCACAGTATCTATCGCCAGGGTTGCTAACTCACCTATACCCACAGCATCTATCACCAGTGTTGCTAACTCACCTATACCCACAGTATCTATTGCTAGTGTTGTAAAGTGTAAATAGAACTCACCTATACCCACAGTATCTATCACCAGTGTTGTTAACTCACCTATACCCACAGTATCTATCGCTAGTGTTGTAAAGTGTAAATAGAACTCACCTATACCCACAGTATCTATCGCCAGTGTTGCTAACTCACCTATACCCGCAGTATCTATCGCCAGTGTTGCTAACTCACCTATACCCGCAGTATCTATCGCCAGTGTTGCTAACTCACCTATACCCGCAGTATCTATCGCCAGTGTTGCTAACTCACCTATACCCGCAGTATCTATCGCCAGTGTTGCTAACTCACCTATACCCGCAGTATCTATCGCCAGGGTTGCTAACTCACCTATACCCGCAGTATCTATCGCCAGTGTTGCTAACTCACCTATACCCGCAGTATCTATCGCCAGGGTTGCTAACTCACCTATACCCCCAGTATCTATCGCCAGGGTTGCTAACTCACCTATACCCACAGTATCTATCGCCAGGGTTGCTAACTCACCTATACCCACAGTATCTATCGCCAGGGTTGCTAACTCACCTATACCCACAGTATCTATCGCCAGTGTTGCTAACTCACCTATACCCACAGTATCTATCGCCAGTGTTGCTAACTCACCTATACCCACAGTATCTATCGCCAGGGTTGCTAACTCACCTATACCCACAGTATCTATCGCCAGGGTTGCTAACTCACCTATACCCACAGTATCTATCGCCAGGGTTGCTAACTCACCTATACCCACAGCATCTATCACTAGTGTTGCTAACTCACCTATACCCACAGTATCTATTGCTAGTGTTGTAAAGTGTAAATAGAACTCACCTATACCCACAGTATCTATCACCAGTGTTGTTAACTCACCTATACCCACAGTATCTATCGCTAGTGTTGTAAAGTGTAAATAGAACTCACCTATACCCACAGTATCTATCGCCAGTGTTGTAGAGGCTGGAGGTGGAGGATTCGTTGAGCATCTCGCGGTGAACCTCCAGACGCTGGTGGAGCGACTCCTGCTGCTTCTGCAGGTCGCGTTCCATCTGCACCTGGATACCTTCGATGAGTCGCTGATGTTCAACGTACTGTGACTGCAACTCCCGGCGGTGCTGCTTCTCCAGTATCTTGAACATCTGCAGCCACGATAACTGAGATAGATACAAGACAAAATGTTTATCTTTCACACACAactcctctcctctcccccccaCCCAATCCTCACAAGATTTAAATTCAACTTCATCACAAAGTGTTTATTTTTTCGTTGTTAATttctaacattttaataaatgctACAATTTATATTCACTTATATTCACAACATTTATAAACATCACACTAAATAATTATCTACTTAACATTATAAACATCACCGTCATGGTTATAAGGGCCATAAttgtaaatgacatttttgttttgtctaaaataaatcttaatactaataacattaattttaagtttggaAAATCAACATTCACATTATGAATTTACTCTGATAATTCGAATTTACACTAAAAACTGTTACTATAAAACTGACATGTGCGTGTACTTTTGGTCTAAGGAATGGTGCTGAACACCGGAATCTATAAATACAGGTAACCACACACTGATTGCCTTGACATTGTAATAAAGGTTGAAGTAAAACGACCTACCTGCTGATCCTGGAGAGACTTGAACCCTGGAACTGGGCCAGAGCTAGGTGGAGACACAGCAACACCTGGACTCCAGCTCGCACTCTGATGGACACTGGTCAGCAGTGGCCTTGACCTTGTATACAGTTCATCTCTGTCATGCCCATGTGTCAAGTATGATCCTCCCAAGCTCAAGTTACCCTCTGAGGTATCATAATTCCTACCAATATCTTTTGTCTTATCACTCGGGATATAATCAGTTTCATAGAAGTCTGTCCTACTTCTGCTAGTAGGTATGCTTGGAGGTTTTAATACATACTCTGAGCTTGGAGAAACAGGAGATGGACTAGGAATTTGTCTGGCTAACCTCGGTTCAAATTCTTCCTCCTGTTTTCCTGTTTTTTGTACTCTTGGATCATGAGAATATtgctttctttcattttctgACCAGTCACTATCAGTTAAATTTTCTGTAACATGGCCAAGAGGTTTGTGGTCATCCAGCACAGTAGGATCTGAATACTGCTGATCCAGATTCTGGCTTGACACACCTTTAGATGTAGTTACTTCAGAATGACCAAACTCTACAAATCTCTGAAGCCCTGCTGAACTTTCTTTCACTCCATAACATATTGGTTTTTCGtaaccatcgtcatcatcatcatcacttctGCTTGGCAAATCTGGTGAAGGAAGCTTTGAATAATTCTTTACATGATCTTCCAAGTCAAGGCTCTGACTATTTTCTAATCCTGGAGTAAGTTTGTTACCTTCATCATAGATATCATCATGTGTGGATTTAGTCAACTGTCTGCCACCATCAAGTAACTCTTCTTCAATTATTTCCACATGCTCTATCATCTCATCTTGTGCCAGATCTGATGCAGATCCACGCCAGCCATCAACCGGTTGCCTGGTGACAAAATCTTCACTGTCAATATTTTCTTCCTTAGTTTCCATGTACTCTATCTGCACATCATTCTCAACACTGTGAGACTCACTCACATGTTGGCCGACAAGACCATCTTCAGGACTACCAATCATAATTTCACCTTGAGGAATTTCTTTGTGAATAGCACCATCAAGATCAGCATCTAACACCTGCCCAACTCTGTCAGGAATGCTTTCAGAGTCAAAAGTAGCTCTATTAGTATTCATCACCGGTGTCTCTACATGTTCACTTCTAGCAAAAAAATCAGAGTTGCTTCCATAACCAGAGCCTCCACTGTTTTCTAGAGCTTGGTTTAGAAGCTCTTGGACAATATTGATGGCTGCAGCGTGGTGTTCCTCGTCAAGGACTTCACCGAGTTTACCATCGTTATCTTGCTCTGCAAGCTCAGCATCCCTGGCTCCTCTCATGAGCTCCTCATCACTGTGATGTTCTTGATCATCGGCTCCTCTCATAGCCTCTTCATCACTCTGTTCTCCTGCACTGCCAGCTCCTTTAATCGGCTCCTCATCACTCTGTACACCTGTATCACCAGCTCCTCTCAAAACATCCTTATCAATCTCTATTCGTACACCACCAGCTCCTCCCTTAGCCTCCTTGTCACTCTGCAATACTGCCTCACCACCTCCTTTTTTTGGATCCTCATCACTTTCTATTCCTGCACCACCAGCTCCTCTGAAAGGCTCATTGCCATTTTGGTCTCCTGCTCCTCCCCAAGGAGCCTCATCACTTGCTACTCCTTCATTATCAGTTCCTCTCATGGGCTCCTCACCAGTCTGCTGTCCAGAAGATAAAGGATCATGAATAATATCTGGAACACTGAATCCTACAGAGGGGTGAGCAGGTAAACCAGTCTCTTCTACAATAATTGTCTCATTATTTGCTGTTTCTGCTGTCATGTCATCACTTTGCTCCTTCACTACAGAATCATTCTGCTTCAAGCTCCCCTCATCATTTGTTCTACTGTCCACATCAATTTGTATTTGAGTTTCTGTTTTACCCTGATTAACATCAGCGGTCTCCTTAGATAGGACAACCTGTCTTTGAGCAGTGGAAGCCTCAACAGGGTCGGAATCTTGTCCTGGAGTTACGGGTCTTTCCACAGAAATTCCTGAAAAGAATTCATCCATGTATTCCTGGTCAGTCTTAAGGGCAGGAGTTAATTTCTGTTCATCAGACTTGTTGCTACCAGTTGGCTGTTTTAGTTCCATGATTGGTTACCTGAAATGGagcaaacacattaaaatgtaaatgatCATTGACACACAATACAAATACCGTACCATATTAAATTTCGATGAAATCAGGCAATGAAATAAACATAGAATGTGTTAACCCATGTATATAGATTACCATAAATTATGGGCCGCTTTGTAAGTTAAAAGTTTTCATTAAATATGATTTTGAGGCAAACAAAGCACCTTTTTCAACTTTCTTGACATTAATTGGTAATTTCCTTGTAATCTGAATGACTGTTCAcaacttattttgatgcctgtgaAACCTAAATATTGTTTTGAGCACAACAATTTAGTCATTTtgagagatttaaaaaaaaattaaaaaataataatcgtaATTATtctaacattaatttttttttttaaatgcaggaCTAGGAGCATGAACAATCACACTCTTCAAAGAAATTAGATCTAGCGTGAAAGTGTGATCAATATTTAGCTCCGCTCAGATTGAATTTTACTCGTACCCCTCAAAAACCAGTCTGATTATTCATTGTCACTGCTTTAGAATTCTTGATTTTAAAAGCCCAAAGCAAAAGATtactaatgttaaaataaatagaaaaaaataaatcagataacagcagggcttctagaatttttatacaATCCACTGGCTATGGGATCatgatcagtgattttaaaaatttactagccatgattaaaaaatcactagccctactttactttaagttaatacaattttactaaataatagtaacaatcagatatgtcacctaaagagggagaaaagagcttaaaaacactaaatggaggtggggatgggggcagaatattcatatttacaaaatagatttgacaaaaac includes the following:
- the LOC121368448 gene encoding uncharacterized protein LOC121368448 encodes the protein MELKQPTGSNKSDEQKLTPALKTDQEYMDEFFSGISVERPVTPGQDSDPVEASTAQRQVVLSKETADVNQGKTETQIQIDVDSRTNDEGSLKQNDSVVKEQSDDMTAETANNETIIVEETGLPAHPSVGFSVPDIIHDPLSSGQQTGEEPMRGTDNEGVASDEAPWGGAGDQNGNEPFRGAGGAGIESDEDPKKGGGEAVLQSDKEAKGGAGGVRIEIDKDVLRGAGDTGVQSDEEPIKGAGSAGEQSDEEAMRGADDQEHHSDEELMRGARDAELAEQDNDGKLGEVLDEEHHAAAINIVQELLNQALENSGGSGYGSNSDFFARSEHVETPVMNTNRATFDSESIPDRVGQVLDADLDGAIHKEIPQGEIMIGSPEDGLVGQHVSESHSVENDVQIEYMETKEENIDSEDFVTRQPVDGWRGSASDLAQDEMIEHVEIIEEELLDGGRQLTKSTHDDIYDEGNKLTPGLENSQSLDLEDHVKNYSKLPSPDLPSRSDDDDDDGYEKPICYGVKESSAGLQRFVEFGHSEVTTSKGVSSQNLDQQYSDPTVLDDHKPLGHVTENLTDSDWSENERKQYSHDPRVQKTGKQEEEFEPRLARQIPSPSPVSPSSEYVLKPPSIPTSRSRTDFYETDYIPSDKTKDIGRNYDTSEGNLSLGGSYLTHGHDRDELYTRSRPLLTSVHQSASWSPGVAVSPPSSGPVPGFKSLQDQQLSWLQMFKILEKQHRRELQSQYVEHQRLIEGIQVQMERDLQKQQESLHQRLEVHREMLNESSTSSLYNTGDRYCGYRLTAEDANISSIHPGEESIVISSSSMPVRRALDRDFDSRTPSPNRGFSSLDSGLRVSSKQSPRRSPRRSPRKSPVSEVRLDLTGEKMLRGGVYSTPMPISRGKSASRSYTLKSENRSHRRSPRASSPEVDELLHRDLTDTRVESRTDTLGSHRSLDYDSSYLSPSSKLREKHIKAMADLRSYYECEIQDLRDALTVASPVRETARERILQDENQEIKRRCDDLVEEIHATRIRNRELEQKIQGLEIRANDYADRYDDSQRTVLSLKNRLEELHSYAKDRDQTIEEMEIKMKEQAQSLKEAYNKIDQLTESSRRENTTLQKVLEKYEGLEKEYNIVKESARCKEEKLYEAKTEVVDLNKVLSKLELQIKQLNRENDNLRHKAAVAMNMTSITTSYEDSYGFATDHRRSFLGDNHDINRSAVTPSTERTPGRLNGNVSKPVEDILSDGDSNKSTTSPLIKAERELLKLQNKQRDLQSKYSPSSQKKFYGSEMSYSGKRATEYEYSKKIVQSPKYSVKQSSFVSTSPKQRSRGTGTPKQDHRESRNRSENSRLPRTPPRIQIQPKKYSSPTRFDVEVDNRPKHDRLKGLLSVPDGDGYPSQTSNSNSKSRSPNKSPGSMKTVADTLERVRAGDIVSRPQWEDIHTSMAKPRPSAELPFSSMTRDQRLEERIQTITKLEKKYEELHVEKRTLESQLTRIPSHGHLKQKEDLEDQYDKVERELGSVRMSLKRFQVIKSTI